The sequence TCCAGCAGAAAGACTTTGAAGGTATCTTTGAAGCCATGCAGGATCTTCCCGTGACGGTTCGTCTTCTGGATCCACCTTTACATGAGTTCGTTCCTCATGACGAAAAAGGTCAGCAGGAAATGGCTGATGTCATGGGTGTCGACATAAAGGTCATCTCACAAAAAGTAGATGATCTTGCAGAGTTTAATCCCATGTTAGGCCACAGAGGTTGTCGTCTGGGTAACACCTACCCTGAAATCACTGTGATGCAGACAAAAGCCATCATGGGGGCAGCCCTTGCTCTTAAGGCGAGGGGAATCGTTGCCATACCAGAGATTATGATTCCACTTACTGGAACCCTGGCTGAGATGGAACTTCAGGAAAAGATTGTTCGCGATACCATCAAGGTGTTGTTTGCTGAAGTTGGAGATTCAGTGGATCACCTTGTTGGAACGATGATAGAAATTCCTCGTGCTGCTTTGACGGCTGATAAAATTGCCACCAGTGCTGAATTCTTCTCATTTGGAACCAATGATTTGACACAGATGACCTTTGGATATTCCCGTGATGATGCCGGAAAATTCCTTCCTGTTTATCTGGAAAAAGGCCTCCTGAAGAATGATCCTTTCGAGGTGCTTGACCAGGAAGGTGTTGGACAACTTGTCGAAATGGCCTGCAGATTAGGAAAAGAAACTCGACCTGACATTAAGCTGGGAATCTGTGGCGAGCATGGTGGTGAGCCAAGCTCAGTTGAATTTTGCCACAGGGTTGGTCTCGATTATGTGAGTTGTTCACCTTTCCGCGTGCCTATTGCCAGATTGGCAGCAGCACAGGCAGCAGCTCGCGAACTATAAAGGCACAGCCACACTGTTTTAACACACAGCCCTCTCAGTTTTTCTGGGAGGGCTTTTTTTAAAGGACCTAGTAAATATCTTAACTGGCTGAACCATGATTTTGGATTCACTTGAGACACTCTGTGGCAAGGGATTTAAGCTGATTCATGGTTTGAAATATGGCAATCGGGATTAGCTTAGAAGATTGAGTAAATATTGGCTGTAATTTTCCCAGGAGTGGAATTAAAATAATTACTTGATCGAGTTTCATCATATTTGCAAACATGATTGAAGCTCAAAATAGTTTAAGAAATTCAATGCTTTTGTTGCTGACAAAGTGGTAAATAAAGTAGACTATGAATGACTTCTCAATAGCGCTGGTACCCAAATGAAACTGATTAAAAAACCCAGTTTAGCCTCACTGAAAAAATGGAAAATTTTTGAGCATATTCCTGATGATGAGCTAAAGCAAATTCACTCGAAGATTGAGTCTTGTCATTATGACCATGAAGAGTCCATTATTCATGAAAATTCAATTGGTGATCACATCTATATTTTGGCTTCTGGTAAAGTGAGAATTGAGAAACAGGTCAGAGAAAATGAGTCTGAAGTATTGGGATTCTACGATGAGGTTGGTGGTCTTTTTGGAGAAATGGCCCTCCTGGAGGACAAGCCTCGCAGCGCAGGCATGATTGCAGATAGTGATTGTGAAGTCCTGGCCGTCTCCAAGGAAGATTTCCTTGAGCTTGTGCATTCCGTTCCCCTCTTCACCCTGTCAGTTGCTAAAAATATTTCTCAGTTCTTGAGAGATACAGATGAGCGTCTCATCAATAAGCTAAGAAAAGAAAATGATGAGCTCCGTCATATGAATTACCGCCTGCAGGAAACCCAGGAAGAGCTCATCGGTAAAGAGCGTCTATCACTGATTGGACGCATGGCTTCAACCATTTTGCACGATATGAAAAACCCTATGTCCACCATTGGTGGCTATGCTCAATTAATAAAGATGAAGAAGCATAGCGGTGAACAACTTGCGAAATACGCCGATATCATTGCCAAGCAGGTCATCCAGTTTACGACCATGACCCAGGATCTCCTCTCCTTTGCCCAGGGTGGAGAGCAAATGCGCTTGAGATCAGTTCAAATGGCTGGCTATCTGCAGGAATGTTGTGATTCTCTCATTTTGAAATTTGAAGAACGAGGTGTCTCCTTTGTCAGGGATTTGAAATTTGAGGGTGAAGTCAGAATAGACAATGGTCGCTTTTTTAGAGTCATGGAAAATATTGCCAACAACGCCCTGGATGTACTCGATGAAACAGGAACCTTTACGGTTCACAGCATGGAAGTAGAAACAGGTATCCGTATCGTTTTGGAAGATGATGGTTTCGGAATGTCGGATGAAGTCAGAGAAAATGCCTTTAAAGAATTCTATACCCATGGAAAACGCAAGGGTACAGGTCTAGGGTTAGCCATCGTAAAACGTATTGTGGATGAACATGATGGCATAATAAATATTGAGAGTGTGGAAGGGGTAGGCACAAAATTTATCATCGACTTACCTGCCATCGGATACAATCTCTTACCAAAATCTAAACACCAGATTCCCATCCCTTTTGAGGGCAATTAATTATTTAAATTTTGCCTATGCGCATCCTTAACCCACCTCCCATACCGCTATTACAAGGATTAGAACCATTCTCTGGTATTCTTCCCGGAGAGCTGGAGAAAATTAGCAGCCTCATGCAGCGACAACTGTTCGCCCCCGGGGAAGTACTCATTGAGGAAGGCGCTGTTGCAAACCAGTTCTTTGTGATGATCAAAGGGCGTTTGGAAGTTGTTAAATCCATTGAGGGCGATGACCAGGAAGTGTTAAATGTCATTGATCAATCGGGTGAACTCTTCGGTGAAATGGCTCTGGTGGAAGACAAAGTCCGCAGTGCTGGTATCGTTGCAAAAGAAGAGAGTGAAGTACTGGTTGTTCAGAAAGAGGGCTTCCTGGAGCTGGTCAATCACTTCCCCCAATTCACCCTTGAAGTTGCCAGAAGTATTTCTCAATATCTTCGTAAAACTGATTCAACACTCATTGGCACCCTTGAAGTTAAAAATCGAGAACTCAGCCGCATCATTGAAGAGCTCAATGCCACTCGAGAAGCTCTGGTGGAAAATGAGCGCCTATCCATTGTCGGACGCATGGCTTCTACGATTTTGCATGATCTGAAAAATCCAATGACCACCATTGCAGGATTTGCACAGCTCATCGGGTTAAAAGAAATGGCCCACGAAGATGTGGTCAAATATACCAAAATTATTTCACAGCAAGTCAATCAGTTTAATACGCTTGCCCAGGAACTGTTGGCCTTTGCGAAAGGCAGTTCAACACTCCAGTTACAGGAAATGAAGTTTCCTGACTGCATCGAGGACTCACTCACCAGTCTGCACCAGAATTTAGTACAGCAGAATATGAAGTTGGTGACTGATTTTCAGGGTGAAGCGATAATTAATATTGACCCCAGTCGATTCTATAGAGTGTATGAAAATCTGGCCAACAATGCCATTGAAGCCATGAGCGCAGGTGGTACGCTTACCATTAGAAGCCAGGTTAGCGATGACCATCTTGTAATGACCTTATCTGATACCGGTCATGGGATGGATGCAGAGGTACTTTCCAAAGTGTTTGATGAATTCTTTACCCATCAAAAACATAATGGTACTGGATTAGGTCTGGCCATTGTGAAGAGTATTGTCACCGATCATAAAGGTGCCATTTCAGTGGAAAGCGTCCTGGATCAGGGCACTACCTTCACCATCACACTTCCAATACTGAAAACCTGATTTAGCCTTTATTCAGGACGGGGCCGGGTGAACACCCAGTTTGAAACCCCCGAATCATTTTTCGAAAATTCATACTCAGATATATTGAATGCTTTGAGCTGCTCAGGTTCATCCAAATTATTCTGAATGATATAGTCTGCCATCATTCCCCGCGCCCATTTAGCAAAAATGGCAATGACCTTGGCTTGACCATTTTCAACTTCCTTAAACTCAATATTGATTACCTGTGCCTTGATAGCCTTAAAATCCACAACCCTTGCATACTCCCTGGAGGCCAGATTTATAATCGCAGGGGACACATCAGTCTTTAAATCTTTATTTAGGGCACGTGTAATTCTTTTATCCCAGAACTGATACAAATTATCCCCCCGCTTCGTTTTCAATGGGGTTTTCATCTCCAGGCGATAGGCTTGAATAAGATCCAGGGGACGCAAATATCCATACAGGCCAGAAAGAATTCTTAAATG comes from Candidatus Neomarinimicrobiota bacterium and encodes:
- a CDS encoding cyclic nucleotide-binding domain-containing protein, whose protein sequence is MKLIKKPSLASLKKWKIFEHIPDDELKQIHSKIESCHYDHEESIIHENSIGDHIYILASGKVRIEKQVRENESEVLGFYDEVGGLFGEMALLEDKPRSAGMIADSDCEVLAVSKEDFLELVHSVPLFTLSVAKNISQFLRDTDERLINKLRKENDELRHMNYRLQETQEELIGKERLSLIGRMASTILHDMKNPMSTIGGYAQLIKMKKHSGEQLAKYADIIAKQVIQFTTMTQDLLSFAQGGEQMRLRSVQMAGYLQECCDSLILKFEERGVSFVRDLKFEGEVRIDNGRFFRVMENIANNALDVLDETGTFTVHSMEVETGIRIVLEDDGFGMSDEVRENAFKEFYTHGKRKGTGLGLAIVKRIVDEHDGIINIESVEGVGTKFIIDLPAIGYNLLPKSKHQIPIPFEGN
- a CDS encoding cyclic nucleotide-binding domain-containing protein, producing MQRQLFAPGEVLIEEGAVANQFFVMIKGRLEVVKSIEGDDQEVLNVIDQSGELFGEMALVEDKVRSAGIVAKEESEVLVVQKEGFLELVNHFPQFTLEVARSISQYLRKTDSTLIGTLEVKNRELSRIIEELNATREALVENERLSIVGRMASTILHDLKNPMTTIAGFAQLIGLKEMAHEDVVKYTKIISQQVNQFNTLAQELLAFAKGSSTLQLQEMKFPDCIEDSLTSLHQNLVQQNMKLVTDFQGEAIINIDPSRFYRVYENLANNAIEAMSAGGTLTIRSQVSDDHLVMTLSDTGHGMDAEVLSKVFDEFFTHQKHNGTGLGLAIVKSIVTDHKGAISVESVLDQGTTFTITLPILKT
- the yaaA gene encoding peroxide stress protein YaaA: MITLISPAKSVNFSEPAPTGLFTSPDLLSHSKQLITQLKRIKKLELMELMSISENLADLNIPRYKAFKPPFSLDNAKQALFAFTGDVYQHMRINTYDTEKLHFAQKHLRILSGLYGYLRPLDLIQAYRLEMKTPLKTKRGDNLYQFWDKRITRALNKDLKTDVSPAIINLASREYARVVDFKAIKAQVINIEFKEVENGQAKVIAIFAKWARGMMADYIIQNNLDEPEQLKAFNISEYEFSKNDSGVSNWVFTRPRPE